A genomic region of Dermacentor andersoni chromosome 9, qqDerAnde1_hic_scaffold, whole genome shotgun sequence contains the following coding sequences:
- the LOC126529640 gene encoding uncharacterized protein isoform X5, producing the protein MSETTDGSPPSAAAAAKRAARAEAQRRRRQNPEVRAAEAEAYRRRRRDDPGVRVAEAEAKRRRREDPAVRAAEAEAHRRRREQPGVRVAEAEAHRRRREDPAVRAAEAEAHRRRREQPAVSEAEAEAHRRRREDPAVRTAEAEAHRRRREQPAVSEAEAEAHRRRREDSTVRAAEAEAKRKQRLANSQVTAPRVLPRSCLCGQVVSTDVGSQAPGWKVRREVSIQCGLQWMPPLPLATEILCGALGCLGEGCWQASCTPQGRLRQQTFGVLRHHVPEHTRVGPSSRA; encoded by the exons atgagcgagacgaccgatggaagtcctccgtctgctgctgctgctgctaaacgagctgccagagcagaggcccagcgccgtcgccgtcagaatccagaggtgcgtgccgccgaagcagaagcttaccgtcgccgccgtcgagatgatccaggagtacgcgtcgccgaagcagaggctaagcgccgccgccgagaagaccctgccgttcgcgccgccgaagcggaggctcatcgccgccgtcgagagcaaccaggagtacgcgtcgccgaagcagaagctcatcgccgccgccgagaagaccctgcagttcgcgccgccgaagcggaggctcatcgccgccgtcgagagcaaccagcagtaagcgaggctgaagcagaagctcatcgccgccgccgagaagaccctgccgttcgcaccgccgaagcggaggctcatcgccgccgtcgagagcaaccagcagtaagcgaggctgaagcagaagctcatcgccgtcgcagagaagactctaccgttcgcgcggccgaggccgaggccaaacgcaaacaaaggctcgcaaacagtcagg TGACTGCTCCGCGAGTGCTGCCGAGGAGCTGTCTTTGTGGACAAGTGGTCAGCACGGATGTGGGAAGCCAGGCTCCAGGTTGGAAAGTGCGCAGGGAGGTGTCCATCCAGTGCGGCTTACAATGGATGCCCCCTCTACCCCTTGCAACGGAAATCT TATgtggagcacttggatgccttggagaaggatgctGGCAAGCTTCgtgtaccccgcaggggcgtctacgtcagcagacgtttggtgtgttgcgacaccacgtacctgagcacacgagggttggaccctcctccCGCGCCTAA